The genomic stretch ATCCGCGCGACCGTCTCCTTCATCGAGACGCCGGGAGCAGTCCTGCTGGAGGCGGGTGAAGGGGTCGGGCGGGTGACCCAGCCAGGTCTCGGACTCCCGGTCGGAGCGCCTGATATCACCCGTGTTCCCCGAAAGATGATGACGGAAGTGGTGGAGGAACTTGCGGCGGCGCAGTTAAAAGTGAGCGGGGTGAAGGTCGTCCTCTCCGTCCCCGGCGGGGAGGAGATGGTGAAGAAGACGGAGCTGATCCGGCTCGGCGTCGTCGGCGGAATCGGGATCTTGGGGACCACCGGAATCGTCCGGCCTTATTCGACCGCCGCTTTCCGGGCCGGGATTGGGGTGGCGGTCGCCTCTGCAGCAGCCAGAGGATATCGGCATCTTGTTATCACGACCGGTGGGATGAGCGAGAAATTCGCCCGCCGCACGATCGATCTTCCGGAAGGGGCCTTTATCCAGATGGGCGACTTCGTCGGCTATGCCCTCGATCAATGCGCGAAGCGGCAGATTGAGCGGGTCACGATTTCCGGGATGATCGGGAAGCTTTCGAAAATGGCGAAGGGGAAGATGATGACGCATGCCGCCGGCTCCGATGTCGATACGCTATTTCTCTCGCACATTGCCGGGGAGTGCGGCGCGCAGGCCGAGGTCCTTGCAGCAGTCAAAGGCGCCAACACGGCGCGGCAGGTGGCGGAAATCGTCCAGGCAGAGGGGATTGCCTCTTTCTTCGATCGGCTGGCCCAAAAGGTCTGCGACGCGGGTGGCCGCCATGTAAAGGGAGCATTGGTGATTGAATGTCTTCTCACCGATTTTGAGGGGAATGTCATTGGAAAAGGAAGCACCGGAAGATAAAGTCGCCGTGATCGGGATGGAGGGGGAGGGTCTCGACCATCTGACTCTGGAGAGTCAACGACGGATCGCCGCCGCCGATCTGCTGATGGGAGGGGAGCGGCATCTCGCCCGGTTGCCCGGTTCTTCGGCGGAGCGGATCGTCATCGGATCGAATCTGAAGGAGATCGCCGAGCGGGCCTTATCGGGGCTGAAAGAGGGGAAGCGGGTGGTGGTCCTCGCTTCGGGCGATCCCCTCTTCTACGGGATCGGCGCGTTTTTAATCAAGCGGATTGGAAAAGAGCGGGTGGAGGTGATTCCCGCGGTCAGCGCCATGCAGCTCGCCTTCGCGCGGGTGAAGGAGCCGTGGCAGGAGGCGGCGCTGGTCAGTCTTCATGCGAAGCCGATCGAAAATCTCCTTCCCGCCCTGGAGGAGAAAGGGCTGATCGGGCTCTTCACCGACGAGACCAACACCCCCGATGCGATCGCCCGTTTTCTCCTGGAGCGGGGCGAGGCCGGTTGGGCCGGGTGGGTCTGCGAAAATTTGGGCGGGATAGAAGAGCGGGTCGGCGCGATGACGCTCGAAGAGATGGCCCGAGGGAGGTTCGCTCTCCTCAATGTGGTGATCTTGAAGCGGGAGAAGCCGACCGATGCTGCAGGGGCCGACCGGCCGGTCCGGTGGGAGGGGGCCTTTGGTATTCCCGACGATCTCTTCGTCTACCGAAGGCCCAAAGCGGGGCTGATCACGAAGAAAGAGATCCGCGTGATGAGTCTCGCCGAGATGGGGCTTCGGCGCAACGGCATCACGTGGGACATCGGCGCCGGTTCCGGATCGGTTTCGATCGAGCTGGCCCGTCTCTGCCCGGAGGGAGCGGTCTTTGCCATCGAGAAGAACCGGGAGGATTTCGAGCTGATCGATCGGAACATGCGCCGGTTTGGAATTAAAAATATCACCGCGGTCTGCGAGCAGGCGCCGGCGGGGTTGGAGCACTTTCCAGATCCCGATGCGGTTTTCATTGGAGGATCGGGCGGAGAGATGGCGGAGATCCTCTCCCTCTGTACCGCGCGGCTTAAGCCCCGAGGGCGAATCGTAGCGAACCTGATCACGATGGAAAATCTCCACCACTTCAGTCACTTCTTTAAAGAGGTTCCGTGGGAGGTCACCTATACCCTGGTCCAGGTTTCCCGATCCAAACCGATCCTGGAGATGGTGCGGTACGAGGCGCTCAATCCGATTACCATCGCCGTCGCGAAAAGAAAAGGAGAAGGATGAAGCTGGGAAGATTCTACGGCATCGGGGTTGGGCCGGGCGATCCGGAGCTGCTGACGATCAAAGCGCTCAATCGGCTCCGGTCGGTCGATGTGATCTGTTACCCCGCTTGCCGGCCGGGGGCGGGAAGCTATGCGCTCCGGATCGTGCAGGGACTTGTTGGAGAGCGGGCCGAACTCAAGGGGCTTCTCTTCCCGATGGAGCGGGAGATGGAACGATTGGTTCCGATCTGGAAAGAATCGGTCGCCGCGATTTACGGCGACCTCTCCGCCGGGCGGGAGGTCGCCTTCATCACCGAGGGAGATCCTTTCTTCTACAGCACCTTCGTCTACCTCTACGATCTGATGCGGCAGCTTCATCCCGAGGTGGCGATCGAGGTGATTCCGGGGATCTCTTCGGTCATGGCCGCCTCGGTCCGGGCGGGGGTTCCGCTGGCGATGGCCGATGAGCGGATGGCGGTCCTCCCGGCGACCTATGAAGATGACTATCTCGAGGAGGCGCTTGATCGATTCGACACGGTGGTCTTCATCAAGGTCAGCAGCGTCCTTCCGAAACTGATCGCGCTGCTTGAACGGATGAAGCTGATCGACCGGGCGGTGATGGTCGAGCGCTGCGGAAGCGCCGAGGAGCGGCTGGTCTACGACCTGAGCACTTTACGCGAAACGCGGTTGAATTATCTTTCACTGGTGATCGTGAGGAAGGGAGAATGCAGATGAGCAAAGATCTGGCGATCGTCGCCATCACCAAAGGGGGGATGGAGATCGCCCGTCGGCTTCGAGACCATTTCTCCGAGGCGGACTTCCTCATTTCGGAGAAGTTCGCCGCTGCGGCGGGAGAAGGGGTCATCCCACTGAAAGGACCTCTGAGCAAGAATGTCGGCGAGTTCTTTCATGCCTACGACAAAATCGTCTTCCTCGTCTCTCTGGGGGCGGTGGTCCGGCTGATCGCGCCGCATCTGAAGGACAAACATGTCGATCCGGCGGTTCTGGTCGTCGATGATCGGGCGCAGTTTGTGATCTCCGTCCTCTCGGGTCATGTCGGCGGAGCGAATGCCTTTACCGAAACGGTAGCCAAGGCGCTGGGGGCCGCGCCGGTGATCACGACGGCGTCGGACGTGGGGAAGACGATCCCGGTCGATATCCTCGGCTGGGAACTGGGATGGATCCTGGAAGGGGAGGAGCATGTCACCCGGGTTTCGGCCAGCGTGGTGAACGAGGAGCCGGTCGCCTTTCTTCAAGAGACGGGAGAGAAGAGCTGGTGGACCCGGCCGACCCCGCTTCCCCCCAATATCGAATGTTTCACCTCTTTGGAGGCGCTGATGGCCCAGGAAATAGGGCGGCCACCCGTGGCGAAGGAGGGATTTGGCAAGCGGTATGGGGCCTATCTGATCGTAACCGACCGAAGCCGGAGTTCCTTTCCGGGACAAATGCAGGACCGGACCGTCCTCTACCGTCCCAAGAGCCTCGATCTTGGGATGGGGTGCGACCGGGGGACGCCGATTGAAGAGATCGAAGAATTGATCGGGACGACGCTGGAGAAGAATGGTCTCTCGATGGCGTCGGTCCGGGCGCTTGCCACGCTCGATCAGAAATCGGACGAGCCGGCCTTCCTTCAGCTCTGCGAGAAAAACGGCTGGAAGTTGGTAGCCTTTTCCAAGGAGGAATTGCAGCAGGTCGAGGGGATTCTGACCCCCTCCGCCGTGGTCGAGAAGTGGGTCGGCACGCCGAGTGTCTCGGAGGCCGCGGCGCTCAGATCGAGCGGCGCATCGGCGTTGTTGATCCCGAAGGTCAAAGCGAAGCGGGCCACACTCGCCGTGGCCCGTGTCGTCTTTTCATGAGAAAAGCGAGCATTGGGCTTGGCCCCTGCGAACGCGGGGTGTGGGGGCATTGGAGGACGTCGCTTCGCCTTTGCCGCACAGGCCCCTACATACAAAGGGAGTGGGTCGATGGATAAAAAAGGGGAGCTCTACCTGGTGGGGTTCGGACCGGGACACTTCAACCATCTGACGTTTCGGGCGCGGGAAGTGATTGGCCGGGCCGACGTGGTGGTCGGATATCGAACGTATATCGACCTGGTCGCCGATCTTCTGGAAGGAAAAGAGATCGTCGCAACCGGGATGACAGAGGAGATCGACCGGGCCCGTGTCGCCGTCGATCGGGCGCAGAAAGGAGAGCGGGTCGCGATCGTCTCCAGCGGGGACGTCGGGATCTATGGGATGGCAGGGCTGATCTTCGAGATCCTCTCCGAGATCGGCTGGAAGCCGGGGGGCGATTTCTCGGTCGAGGTGATTCCCGGCATCACGGCCCTCTCCGCCGTCGCCTCCCTCGTCGGCGCGCCGCTGACGCACGACTTCGCCGCGGTGAGCTTAAGCGATTTGCTCACTCCCTGGGCCGTCATCGAGAAGCGGCTCCATGCGGCCGGGGAGGGAGATTTTGTGATCGCCCTCTACAATCCGCAGAGCAAGCGGCGGGACTGGCAGCTCAAAAGGGCTCAGGAAATTTTGCTTCAGTATAAGGTTCCCGACACCCCGGTGGCGGTCGTCAAGAGCGCCTATCGCGAGGGAGAGCGGATCGTTCTGACGACGCTGGACCGCATGGCGGAGGCAGAGGTGGGAATGCTGACGACGATTCTGATCGGGAACGCATCAACGTTCCGATATCTCGATTTTCTCGTGACGCCGCGAGGCTATTCCGGAAAATACGATCTGGAGTCGGGAGAGATTCTCCACAAAGGGATTGACCGGCCGGGGAGGTCGTTGAACCGGCCGCCCGATTTCAAAGCATGAAGGAAAAGCGGTGATGACTCCAGGCAAAATCTATCTCGTCGGCGCGGGGCCGGGTGATCCTGAACTGTTGACGGTGAAGGGGATGCGGCTGCTGCAGGAGGCCGACCTGATTCTTTATGCGGGATCTCTGGTGAACCCGGTCGTTCTTCAATTCGCCCGTCCCAATGCGGTCCTTTACGACAGCGCCGGAATGATCCTGGAAGAGATCGTCCGAATCCTCATTGAGGCGGCCCGGACAGGGAAGAAGGTGGTCCGGCTGGCGAGCGGCGATCCCTCCCTCTTCGGAGCAATGGGGGAGATGACTGAGCCGGTTCTCAAGGCAGGCTTAGAATTCGAAGTTGTCCCAGGGGTGAGCTCGTTTCTGGCCGGCGCGGCTTCCCTTAAAAGAGAGCTGACGGTGCCGGAGGTGAGCCAGACAGTGATTTTGACTCGCTGCGAGGGACGAACCCCGATGCCCGATCTGGAGAAGCTGGTCGAGCTGGCCCGGCATCGATCGACGATGGTGATCTTTTTAAGCGTCCATCTCGCCGGCAAGATCGAGAGAGAGCTCTTGTCGGTTTATCCGGCCGAGACGCCGGTGGCGATTGTCTACCGGGCAAGTTGGGAGGATGAGAAGATTGTCCGGGGCCGGTTGAGCGATCTTCACGACTTGATCAAAGAGAATCAGATCACCAAGACCGCCCTGATCTATGTCGGTGAATTCCTCGCCTCGGAAGGGACCCGCTCCCGGCTTTACGATGCGACGTTCAGCCATGGGTACCGGAAAGCGTCGGAGTAGGGTGTGGGGGATGGCGTACCGAAGGAGAATATCTAAAATCAAAGGCAGGTTTTAGCGCCGGCCCCACATGTAGTCAAGGATGGAGCACACATGCCGACCAAGGGACTGATCATGATCCATACCGGCGCAGGCAAGGGGAAAACCACGGCCGCCCTCGGGACCGCTTTCCGAGCGCTCGGCTACGGCTGGAAGATCCTGGTGGTTCAGTTTATCAAGGGGAGTTGGCATTACGGGGAGCTCGATTCTGCGAAGAAATTCGGCGATCAATTTCAGATTCTCCCGATGGGAGAGGGCTTCACCTGGGACACCAAAAATCCAGAACGGGACCGACAGAAAGCGCAAGAAGCGTGGGAGTTCGGGGTGAAAGAGGCGCTCACCGGAAACTATCAGATGATCATTTTCGACGAAATCAATTACGTCATCCGCTACAACTATCTCGAAGTCGCAAAGGTCGTTGCGTTTCTCACGACGAAACCGCCGGCGCTCCATGTTTTCCTGACCGGCCGGGACGCCGATGAGCAATTGATCGAGATCGCCGATCTGGTCACGGAGATGCGGGAGATCAAACATCCATTCAAGAAAGGAATCAAGGCCCAGAAGGGGATTGAGTTTTAAGGGAACCTTGAAATGTTTTGATGAAAAGAAGCGGATTCCTGATCGCCGGAACCCATAGCGGCGTTGGAAAAACAACGGTGACCCTCGCCCTTCTGGAAGCGCTGATCCGGAGAGGCATGAAGGTGCAGGCATTTAAAGTCGGGCCGGACTACCTCGACCCGACCTTTCATCGGGTGGCGACGGGGCGCCCCTCCAGGAATCTGGACGGCTGGATGATGGGGCGTTCGGAGGTTCTGAAAAGTTTCGCGCGCGCATCGGACGACGCCGATCTCTCGGTCATCGAAGGGGTGATGGGATTATTTGATGGGCTCCGAGGCCGATCGGAGGAGGGGAGCTCCGCTCAGATTGCGAAGTGGCTCTCCATGCCGGTGATCCTGGTGATCGATGCGGGGGGGCTGGCCCGAACGGCGGCGGCGCTCGTGCGCGGCTGCCAGGCCCTCGATCCGGAATTGAAGATTTCAGGCGTCATCTTCAATCGGATCGGAAGCAAGAATCATCTTGATATTTTAAGGGAGGCGGTCGAGTCGGCCTGCGCGGTTCCGGTCTTGGGCGGATTTCCAAAAGAGGAGGGGATCGCTCTCCCCGAGCGTCACCTCGGCCTCGTCCGCGCGGCGGAGAGCCTTAGTCCTTCCATCCGCGAGCGTCTGGCGGAGATGGCCGAGACATTTTTGGATCTCAATCAGATCGTAAAAATGGAATATTCGGTAGAAGCGGCGGTCCCTTTCCGCTCCGTTCGAGGGGAAAATAAACCGGCGCGGTGCAGAATCGGGACCGCCCTGGATGCGGCTTTTCATTTTTATTATCAGGATAACTTCGATTTGCTGGAGGGGGCCGGTGCCGAGCTACTCTTCTTCTCTCCGCTCAATGAGGTGGAGATTCCGGCCGATCTGGACGGACTTTATTTCGGCGGAGGATACCCGGAGGTGTATGCAGAGCGGTTGTCGAAGAATGAGTCGATGCTCGCGTCGATCCGGAGATTTGCAATCGGGGGCGGCCCGATCTATGCCGAATGCGGCGGCCTAATGTATTTGGCAAACCGGATCGAAACGGCCGAGGGAGGCGCCTTCCCGATGGTCGGGCTTCTGCCGGGGCAGGTCCGGATGGGAAAGAAATTAAAGGCGTTGGGATATCGCGCAATCGAAGCGCAGGAGCCGTCCCTTCTTTTAGAAAAGGGAGGGAAGGCGAGGGGGCATGAGTTCCACTATTCGGAGTGGATAGAAAGCCCCTCTCCTGATTCGGTGAATGGATTGAAGAGACCCTATCGTCTTTTCCGGGGGGGAGAATCTTCCGAGGGGAGAGAGGAAGGGTTTTATTGTGATCACCTCTTGGCCAGTTATGTTCATCTGCATTTCGCTTCGAATCCGAACATCCCGGAGCGGTGGATCTCTTTGTGCGAGGCGTTTCGACGCCGGATCGGTTCGAGTGGAGCAAAAAAATAGCGCGATTAAAAGGAGGGTCCCATGGAACCCGTTTTGAAAACGGAGAAGCCGTCGATCAAGTCTTACAACAAACACCTGCTTGTCTGCACCGGTCCCCGCTGCACCTCGGGAGAAGCGGAGAGCCTCTTTAAGATGATTGGGGAGAAGCTGGCGGCGAATGGGCTGGAAGGGGGGGAATTTCGAGTGAAGCGGACCCGCTGCAGCTGTTTTGCCGTCTGCAAAGGGGGGCCGATCGTGGTGGTTCATCCCGACGGCACCTGGTATTACGGTGTTACCCCGGAGGTATTGGATCGAATTCTAAAAGAGCACGTCAAAGAGGGAAACCCGGTGAAGGAGCATGTTTTTTATCAGGCTTCATTGTGAAGTTAGGACTGCCGAATCAATTGAGGTGAGAGATGAAAACCGTGATCTGAATTATATTTTAGACCCATCCATTTTGGGAAGGCGGTGCAACTCCGCCACTGCCCCGCAACTGTAATCGGGGACGAAATCTGCATCGATGCCACTGTCCTGAGCATGCCGAAGGATGGGAAGGCGCAGAGAGTAGGACGATCCGAGAGTCAGGAGACCGATGGAAAGGTCATTTTATGCTCGGAACTCTCCGAGGGGAGAGGAGAGAGGAAAAATGAAGAGATGGATCGGTACGCTTGTTTTATTTGTGGCAATAAATGTTGGGGTTTCCTGGGCAGAAGATCCGGACCGGCAGGAGGATGAAGAAGTGTCAAACGCTTCATTAAGCGAACGGGTCAAAGCACTTGAAGAGCGGCTCGACAGACTCGACCGGGTCGAAACGATTAAAAAGGTCGAAGAGTATTTATGCCCGGATGGAGAGATCCACGATACCCCGCCTCCGGGGGGGCGTTGTCCTGACGGCACGATTCCCGAAGGGAGGATGACCTTCAGAAAGCTTCCCTTCTCGAGGAGAGAATCTTTGGATGAGAGGATTGCGGCTGCGCTCGAAGAAGCCGAGGCCAAACGGGTGGCCGTCGGCGGATCGGCCCGAGGGATCCTGCAACAAGTTTTAAACAGCAAAGAGAACGACAAGCTTTTCTCCACAGGCGCGGTTGATCTTTTCTTCCTCTCAAGGCCGACGGTTTTTTCGACCTTCTTTGTCGATCTGGAATCGATCGGCGGGGCTGGCCCCGATGAGGTCCTTGGAAGCCTCTCTCGATTGAATGCCGATGCGGAGACACTCGGGGTGACCGACGATGTAAAGGTACGGGAGGTGTGGCTTCATTTTAAACTCCTGGATGACCGGTTGAGGATCGTCGGCGGAAAGATCGATCTGACCAACTACTTCGACCGGAACGCGGTCGCCAACGATGAGACCAGCCAGTTTCTGAATACGGCGCTGGTGAACAACCCCCTGCTCCGGCAGCCGCCGAATGGTCCCGGTTTGGCCATTCAGTACGACACCGGAGGAGAGATGGGGGTGGCGCTCGGTATTCAGTCACCCAATGACACGGCCTCTACCATCACAGAGAAGGTCTATGCCGTGGTCGAGATCGACTACCATAGTCACCTTCTTTTTGCTAGGGAAGGGAATTACCGGTTGTGGGGACGCGTTGGAAGAGTCTCGGAGGCGCTTGAGAAGAAGACGTGGGGTGTGGGATTCAGCCTCGATCAACAAATCACCGTGCGCCTCACCCTCTTTGCCCGGGCGGGGATCGGCCGAACCGAAGGTGAGAATCAAAAAGCATACGCCTGGTCGGCCGGGTTTCAGACCCCTTCCCCTTTCAAGGCATCGACGAGAGACCAAGTGGGTGTCGCCTTCAGCCGGGAAGTCGAGGCAGACCAGTCTGAAAATATCGCCGAGGGGTACTATCATCACATTCTCACAGACCGGCTCTGGGTCTCGCTCGATTTGCAGTGGCTTATTTCCGGAACAAACGGCATGACCGGCGATGAAAACGAAAACATCTTTATTCCCGGCGTCCGGACGACCGTCAACTTCTAACGTGGCTCATTCATAAAATGGGAGGAAAGCTCATGTTGAAAAAATGTTTTTGGATCCTGATCGGTTCTATTCTTATTCTCTTTTCCGGTTTTTCCCGAGCCTGGGCCGATGAGCAAAAAAATGCACCACTCGATCTCGCCTCGTACGATCCGAAGACGCTCGTCTTCGTGGCCAACCGCGATTCCAGCGATATTGCCGTCATCGACACACAGACCGACCAGGTCGTCCGCCGGATTGCCCTGGGCAAATATGCCAATCCTCATATGGCGATGCTGAGCCACAACGGAAAGAAGCTCCTGGTCTCCGCGACCGGCAGGGACCGTTTCCTTGTTGTCGATCTGGCGACAGAGGCGATTGAGCGAACGATCGAGACCGGCCAGGCGCCGGAACATTTTGCGATTACAATGGATGATCGATTCGCTTATGTCGGAAATATGGAAGATTCGACCGTTTCGGTGATCGATCTGAAAGAGGGAAAAGAGGTCCGGCGGTTGAAAGATTTTTTTGAGCCGCACGGCTTCAGCGTGCTGCCCGGAGACAATAAGGTCTATGTCTCCAATTTCGGCGCGCACGAGGTGAGAAGCGTTGAGATTCCGTCGCAGCAGCTGGCGAAAAGGCTTGCGATCGGTAATGTCCACCGCGCCGCGATTCGGGACCCGGAGCGGTATCAAAGCGAGTTGAAAGGAATCGCTAATCCCACGCCGACGATCGATGGCCGTTTTATCTATGCGGCCGACGGGGATGCCGGCGTGGTTGGGATTATCGATACCGAAACCGATCGGGTCATCAAAACACTGAAGGTCGGCGAGGCCCCCTGGCGGGCGTATTCCTCTCCGGACGGACGCTTCATGATGGTCCCGAACAATGGAGATCAAACGATCTCCGTCATTGATGTGAAGTCACAAGAAGTCGTGACGACGCTCCAAGGAGGAGCGGGCATGACCGGCGTCAATTTCACGCAAGGAGGGAAAAAGGCCTATGTCATCAGCGGGGCGGAAGGTGCCGTCTTCGTCTACGATATGGCGACCTTCAAGAGGGTCAACCGGTTAAAGCTGGGTGCGAACCTGGCTCTTGAGACGGGCGCGACCACGGTCGACGGATTGAAGGTGTATGTCGCCTCTTCAACCGACGACTCGGTGTATGTCATCGATTCAAACACGGATCAGGTAAAACGCATTCCCAATGTCGGACGTTTTCCATGGGGGGTCATCATTCTGGGGGCGGCGAGCCCGAACTACTGCCATTAAAAAATTATTCTGGGGCTGGATACACACAAGGATCTGGGCTTTCTCAGATAGTTCTGGAGAACGATAGGGCACATAAGAATTCCTCATGAGCCCCTAATCCATGGAGGCATAAGGAACCTGAATGCCTGCTGAATAGACAGGTTTCGGCTTGAGGCCTGAAGTTCTTATCCCTTCGGGGAGCTTTTAAACCGGCGGTTCACATTATTACCCAGAACCGGCCGGTTGAAACAGTATCCCCGCACAGCATCGCAGCCAAGGGAGGCGAGTCCTTCTGAGATTTCCTTGTTTTCCATCCTTGCACCAAATTGTGAACCATGTTGATCGATGAGCGAACGATCATGGCATCGGCCTTCTCTGTCAAATTCTTGACAAATAACTTGTCAATCTTAATGACAGTTTTTTCAAGTAGGCGGGAGGAAGAGTGACCAATGTCGAAGTTGTCGATTGCGTGGCTAACCGCTTATCTTAAAGGTAAAGCTGAAGTTTCCATCGTGCGCATCGGATCGGCCCCTGAGAACTTTTAATGATCTCCGATTTAAGATGTCTGCCGGCAGATCGTAGGTCTTCAGAAGCCAGACGATATCCTTACAAAGCAGAAATCTTGCAGTTGTGCCACAAAGGTCGACCGTTTACCCGGACCTTTGGCCCACGTCCCGCCAAGAAGAGCAGGTTTTGGGCGGACCGGCGGATAGTTGGTGGAGGGACTTTGATTTTGGCCAGAAGGGGAAAAGGAATTTCGTTCTCATCAATGAAAATCGGAATATTCCTATTCGGAACTTGATACTTGGAAATTTCCCTCTTGTTTTATCATTTAATCTGTACTAGATTGTATTCAGGTGCGGTCCTCTGGGAATATTTCGCAATGAGTCGCCCGGCCAGAGATTGCCTCCCATAAATCTCGAATTTCCGTTGAGGACACGTCTCAGAAAACCGCCTACTCAGGAAGTCTACCCATGTTGGCTATACTGATTCTGACGACATCGATAGTGCTTCAACTCGCTGCGGCGTATCTTGCCCTGAGATTGATCCGAATCACCGGAAGACGGACCGGTTGGACAATGATCGCTGCCGCTGTTTTTCTGATGGCCCTCCGGCGATGCATTACCTTGTTCGGCTTCTTATTTGGGAACGGAATGCCGGCTCCAGATCCGTTGACCGAATGGGTCGCTTTGATTATCTCGGTTCTGATGTTGGTCGGTATTGGGGCAATAAGCCGTCTTTTTTCCTCCATAAAGCGATCTGAGGAGTCGTTCAAGCAGAGCGAAGAAAAATATCGGACCTTGGTGGAGCAGGCAAGCGATGGCATCCTTATTGCCGACCCATCTGGAAACTATCTTGATGCAAACGACAGCGCTTGTAGGATGCTTGGTTAC from Candidatus Manganitrophus noduliformans encodes the following:
- a CDS encoding cobalt-precorrin-5B (C(1))-methyltransferase, coding for MKEEKKGSRTGYSTGACATAATKGALLALLHRQPVGEVEITLPLGQPARFSIVQCEIGPIEATCGVIKDAGDDPDVTDGATIRATVSFIETPGAVLLEAGEGVGRVTQPGLGLPVGAPDITRVPRKMMTEVVEELAAAQLKVSGVKVVLSVPGGEEMVKKTELIRLGVVGGIGILGTTGIVRPYSTAAFRAGIGVAVASAAARGYRHLVITTGGMSEKFARRTIDLPEGAFIQMGDFVGYALDQCAKRQIERVTISGMIGKLSKMAKGKMMTHAAGSDVDTLFLSHIAGECGAQAEVLAAVKGANTARQVAEIVQAEGIASFFDRLAQKVCDAGGRHVKGALVIECLLTDFEGNVIGKGSTGR
- a CDS encoding (2Fe-2S) ferredoxin domain-containing protein, whose protein sequence is MEPVLKTEKPSIKSYNKHLLVCTGPRCTSGEAESLFKMIGEKLAANGLEGGEFRVKRTRCSCFAVCKGGPIVVVHPDGTWYYGVTPEVLDRILKEHVKEGNPVKEHVFYQASL
- the cbiE gene encoding precorrin-6y C5,15-methyltransferase (decarboxylating) subunit CbiE encodes the protein MEKEAPEDKVAVIGMEGEGLDHLTLESQRRIAAADLLMGGERHLARLPGSSAERIVIGSNLKEIAERALSGLKEGKRVVVLASGDPLFYGIGAFLIKRIGKERVEVIPAVSAMQLAFARVKEPWQEAALVSLHAKPIENLLPALEEKGLIGLFTDETNTPDAIARFLLERGEAGWAGWVCENLGGIEERVGAMTLEEMARGRFALLNVVILKREKPTDAAGADRPVRWEGAFGIPDDLFVYRRPKAGLITKKEIRVMSLAEMGLRRNGITWDIGAGSGSVSIELARLCPEGAVFAIEKNREDFELIDRNMRRFGIKNITAVCEQAPAGLEHFPDPDAVFIGGSGGEMAEILSLCTARLKPRGRIVANLITMENLHHFSHFFKEVPWEVTYTLVQVSRSKPILEMVRYEALNPITIAVAKRKGEG
- the cobO gene encoding cob(I)yrinic acid a,c-diamide adenosyltransferase, whose translation is MPTKGLIMIHTGAGKGKTTAALGTAFRALGYGWKILVVQFIKGSWHYGELDSAKKFGDQFQILPMGEGFTWDTKNPERDRQKAQEAWEFGVKEALTGNYQMIIFDEINYVIRYNYLEVAKVVAFLTTKPPALHVFLTGRDADEQLIEIADLVTEMREIKHPFKKGIKAQKGIEF
- the cobI gene encoding precorrin-2 C(20)-methyltransferase — encoded protein: MKLGRFYGIGVGPGDPELLTIKALNRLRSVDVICYPACRPGAGSYALRIVQGLVGERAELKGLLFPMEREMERLVPIWKESVAAIYGDLSAGREVAFITEGDPFFYSTFVYLYDLMRQLHPEVAIEVIPGISSVMAASVRAGVPLAMADERMAVLPATYEDDYLEEALDRFDTVVFIKVSSVLPKLIALLERMKLIDRAVMVERCGSAEERLVYDLSTLRETRLNYLSLVIVRKGECR
- a CDS encoding cobalt-precorrin 5A hydrolase; its protein translation is MQMSKDLAIVAITKGGMEIARRLRDHFSEADFLISEKFAAAAGEGVIPLKGPLSKNVGEFFHAYDKIVFLVSLGAVVRLIAPHLKDKHVDPAVLVVDDRAQFVISVLSGHVGGANAFTETVAKALGAAPVITTASDVGKTIPVDILGWELGWILEGEEHVTRVSASVVNEEPVAFLQETGEKSWWTRPTPLPPNIECFTSLEALMAQEIGRPPVAKEGFGKRYGAYLIVTDRSRSSFPGQMQDRTVLYRPKSLDLGMGCDRGTPIEEIEELIGTTLEKNGLSMASVRALATLDQKSDEPAFLQLCEKNGWKLVAFSKEELQQVEGILTPSAVVEKWVGTPSVSEAAALRSSGASALLIPKVKAKRATLAVARVVFS
- the cobJ gene encoding precorrin-3B C(17)-methyltransferase, translated to MDKKGELYLVGFGPGHFNHLTFRAREVIGRADVVVGYRTYIDLVADLLEGKEIVATGMTEEIDRARVAVDRAQKGERVAIVSSGDVGIYGMAGLIFEILSEIGWKPGGDFSVEVIPGITALSAVASLVGAPLTHDFAAVSLSDLLTPWAVIEKRLHAAGEGDFVIALYNPQSKRRDWQLKRAQEILLQYKVPDTPVAVVKSAYREGERIVLTTLDRMAEAEVGMLTTILIGNASTFRYLDFLVTPRGYSGKYDLESGEILHKGIDRPGRSLNRPPDFKA
- a CDS encoding cobyrinate a,c-diamide synthase, which translates into the protein MKRSGFLIAGTHSGVGKTTVTLALLEALIRRGMKVQAFKVGPDYLDPTFHRVATGRPSRNLDGWMMGRSEVLKSFARASDDADLSVIEGVMGLFDGLRGRSEEGSSAQIAKWLSMPVILVIDAGGLARTAAALVRGCQALDPELKISGVIFNRIGSKNHLDILREAVESACAVPVLGGFPKEEGIALPERHLGLVRAAESLSPSIRERLAEMAETFLDLNQIVKMEYSVEAAVPFRSVRGENKPARCRIGTALDAAFHFYYQDNFDLLEGAGAELLFFSPLNEVEIPADLDGLYFGGGYPEVYAERLSKNESMLASIRRFAIGGGPIYAECGGLMYLANRIETAEGGAFPMVGLLPGQVRMGKKLKALGYRAIEAQEPSLLLEKGGKARGHEFHYSEWIESPSPDSVNGLKRPYRLFRGGESSEGREEGFYCDHLLASYVHLHFASNPNIPERWISLCEAFRRRIGSSGAKK
- the cobM gene encoding precorrin-4 C(11)-methyltransferase is translated as MTPGKIYLVGAGPGDPELLTVKGMRLLQEADLILYAGSLVNPVVLQFARPNAVLYDSAGMILEEIVRILIEAARTGKKVVRLASGDPSLFGAMGEMTEPVLKAGLEFEVVPGVSSFLAGAASLKRELTVPEVSQTVILTRCEGRTPMPDLEKLVELARHRSTMVIFLSVHLAGKIERELLSVYPAETPVAIVYRASWEDEKIVRGRLSDLHDLIKENQITKTALIYVGEFLASEGTRSRLYDATFSHGYRKASE